A portion of the Solea senegalensis isolate Sse05_10M linkage group LG17, IFAPA_SoseM_1, whole genome shotgun sequence genome contains these proteins:
- the LOC122784506 gene encoding heme-binding protein 2-like: MFGPKTATVYYTYRLTEAIYDCLVVIILQGQDYEIRTYHPTKWISTSLSGMQLDAANNTGFRRLFNYIQGNNQNKVKVEMTAPVTCCVEPGAGPACESKFTVSFYIPEEHQENPPEPSSPELFVEHRKEFTAYVRTYSGFSNENMKREELLKLLESLQRDGVPYVDKPYYVAGYDSPFKLTNRRNEVWVLKEAQN; this comes from the exons CCACAGTCTATTACACATATAGGCTGACAGAGGCTATCTATGATTGccttgttgttattatattgcAGGGACAAGACTATGAGATTCGAACCTACCACCCCACTAAGTGGATAAGCACCTCTCTGAGTGGGATGCAGTTGGATGCAGCCAATAACACCGGCTTCCGCAGGCTCTTCAACTACATTCAGGGAAACAACCAGAACA AGGTCAAAGTGGAGATGACGGCACCTGTGACGTGCTGCGTCGAGCCTGGAGCAGGACCTGCATGTGAATCTAAGTTCACTGTGTCCTTCTACATCCCAGAGGAGCATCAGGAAAATCCACCAGAGCCCAGCAGTCCAGAGTTGTTTGTGGAGCACAGGAAAGAGTTCACCGCTTACGTCAG GACATACAGCGGTTTCTCCAACGAGAATATGAAGCGTGAAGAGCTCCTGAAACTTCTGGAGAGCCTGCAGAGGGACGGCGTGCCGTATGTTGACAAGCCGTACTATGTAGCTGGGTACGACAGTCCCTTCAAATTGACCAACCGCAGGAACGAGGTTTGGGTTCTGAAGGAAGCGCAGAACTAG